The proteins below are encoded in one region of Silene latifolia isolate original U9 population chromosome 2, ASM4854445v1, whole genome shotgun sequence:
- the LOC141641635 gene encoding uncharacterized protein LOC141641635 — protein MSSVLAKTLPDLTKLEKLDGHNYKRWSQKLLMFFEQLEIDYVLFSDPPAPVKEATVTETMADGKPIMEQVHVYENLCVDVVNEGMKLDDTFVANVLLEKFPPSWSDYRNHLKHKKKDLSHQELVGHMRTEEVNRLKDQPVSLPVNAFVAAVKVNLVESVGPSNAEKFKGKGKAKVGQGKSHGPAKKNGPGEHTKPVAKIQKPKGPIVCYVCGKPGHKAYQCTEKKTAEANVAVTDDVIAAVVVEANLVGNVAEWVLDTGASRHLCADKGLFAEFEEVADG, from the exons ATGTCGTCTGTTTTAGCAAAAACTCTTCCTGATTTGACTAAACTTGAAAAACTAGACGGTCATAACTATAAGCGTTGGTCACAGAAACTGCTGATGTTTTTCGAACAACTGGAAATTGATTATGTGCTGTTTAGTGACCCGCCTGCTCCTGTTAAAGAGGCTACTGTTACTGAGACC ATGGCTGACGGGAAACCCATCATGGAACAAGTTCATGTCTACGAGAACCTATGTGTTGATGTCGTTAATGAGGGTATGAAATTAGATGACACTTTTGTGGCTAATGTTTTGCTAGAGAAATTTCCTCCCTCCTGGTCTGACTATAGGAACCACCTTAAGCATAAGAAAAAAGACCTGTCTCACCAAGAACTAGTAGGACACATGAGGACCGAAGAGGTAAATCGCCTTAAGGACCAACCTGTTAGTCTTCCTGTGAATGCTTTTGTTGCTGCTGTTAAAGTTAATCTGGTTGAGTCTGTTGGTCCGTCCAATGCTgagaagttcaagggtaagggtaaggccaaggttggtcagggtaagaGTCATGGTCCagctaagaagaatggtccaggaGAGCATACCAAACCTGTTGCTAAGATTCAGAAACCAAAGGGTCCCATTGTTTGCTATGTCTGTGGGAAACctggtcacaaagcctaccagTGCACTGAAAAGAAAACTGCTGAAGCCAATGTTGCTGTGACTGATGATGTCATTGCtgctgtggttgtggaagctaatctggTGGGTAATGTTGCTGAATGGGTCTTGGATACTGGCGCTTCCAGGCATCTCTGTGCTGATAAGGGATTATTTGCTGAGTTCGAGGAGGTAGCTGATGGGtaa
- the LOC141641636 gene encoding uncharacterized protein LOC141641636 translates to MSPLITNLDSRDDKNWAKTFLFVRTETLRSGFDYLRYPPLESAPDWSCDPLDEEAISRIEAFLAIPEEERTWPASLGRELLPRYMKTKLTGVRVPKGKPSSTALSLFRSSARLASFSAKDLKAGVARIAEQSKSQEASGSDKTLDILVSDVQPPQDPPRESTRVAIVCEVAAKNAEKAVRQELEAEKQQCGID, encoded by the exons atgtctccattaattactaacctggactctagagatgataaaaattgggcaaagactttcctgtttgtccggactgagactttgagatcaggctttgattatctgagatatcctcccttggagagtg ctcctgattggagttgtgatcctcttgatgaggaagctatttccaggatagaggctttccttgctattcctgaggaggagaggacctggccagctagtttgggcagggagttgttgccccggtatatgaagaccaagctgactggggtcagagtacccaaaggcaagcctagttctactgctctttcct tatttaggtcttctgctaggctggccagcttttctgcaaaggatttgaaggctggggtggctagaattgctgaacagtccaagagccaggaggctagtgggagtgacaaaacgcttgatatcctggtttcTGATGTTCAGCCTCCTCAAGATCCACCCAGG GAGTCAACCAGGGTCGCTATAGTTTGTGAAGTGGCTGCGAAAAATGCCGAGAAGGCTGttaggcaagagttggaggccgAGAAGCAGCAATGCGGGATCGATTGA